One window of Catonella massiliensis genomic DNA carries:
- a CDS encoding restriction endonuclease subunit S — METREVKLGDIVKYNKGYAFKSSEYTDEGVMVVRVTDFTLDSISDVDAVYLAPDDRYDKFILKTNDILIQTVGSWENNPNSIVGKVVRVPNQCDSAYLNQNIVRIIPNNDFNNTYLFYALKANQFSTYCVLRGQGAANQASITLATIFRFKFKAHNFAEQKRIADILSAYDNLIENNNKRIKLLEQMAENLYKEWFVRFRFPGYEDVEFENGIPKGWKIESLSDIANIIMGQSPESENYNTNCIGLPFHQGVGSYGDFYLIDGVYSTKGNRIAEANSIIFSVRAPVGRINITLNKIILGRGVAGINSVKGYNAYLLWMLKNRFQQEDIIGNGSIFASVTKKELFGFKMFMPNEDLIQKFDSIASGIESVMRNISLINSNLKKQRDMLLPRLMSGKLEV; from the coding sequence ATGGAGACAAGAGAAGTAAAATTAGGCGATATTGTTAAGTATAACAAAGGATATGCGTTCAAAAGCAGTGAATATACTGACGAAGGTGTAATGGTTGTTCGAGTAACGGATTTTACATTAGACTCTATTAGTGATGTTGATGCAGTATATTTAGCACCAGACGATAGGTATGATAAATTTATTCTGAAAACTAATGATATTTTAATTCAAACGGTAGGATCGTGGGAAAATAATCCCAATTCAATTGTTGGAAAAGTTGTAAGAGTACCGAACCAGTGTGATAGTGCATATCTCAACCAAAATATTGTTCGAATTATACCTAATAATGATTTTAATAATACATATTTATTTTATGCACTTAAGGCAAATCAATTCTCAACATACTGTGTTTTACGTGGACAAGGCGCAGCTAATCAAGCAAGTATTACCTTAGCTACTATTTTTAGATTTAAGTTCAAAGCACATAATTTTGCTGAACAAAAAAGGATTGCAGATATTCTGTCTGCCTACGACAACCTTATCGAAAACAACAACAAGCGTATCAAGTTGTTGGAGCAAATGGCAGAGAATTTATATAAAGAATGGTTTGTAAGATTTCGATTTCCGGGATATGAGGATGTGGAGTTTGAAAATGGAATTCCTAAGGGATGGAAAATTGAAAGCCTCTCAGATATTGCCAATATTATTATGGGACAAAGTCCTGAATCTGAAAACTATAATACTAATTGCATAGGATTGCCTTTTCATCAAGGCGTAGGAAGTTATGGCGATTTCTATCTAATTGATGGTGTCTATAGTACGAAAGGAAATCGCATTGCTGAGGCTAATAGTATTATTTTTAGTGTTCGAGCACCTGTTGGAAGAATCAACATAACATTAAATAAAATAATTTTAGGCAGAGGTGTGGCTGGCATTAATTCTGTAAAAGGATATAATGCATATTTGTTGTGGATGTTGAAGAACCGGTTTCAGCAGGAAGATATTATTGGTAATGGATCGATTTTTGCATCAGTCACAAAAAAAGAGTTATTTGGATTTAAAATGTTCATGCCAAATGAGGATCTTATACAAAAATTTGATTCTATTGCATCTGGGATAGAAAGTGTGATGCGAAATATCTCATTGATTAATAGTAATCTTAAGAAGCAACGAGACATGCTCTTACCACGCCTAATGAGTGGAAAGCTTGAAGTTTAA
- a CDS encoding type I restriction endonuclease subunit R, producing the protein MRNFISEDDIEQAILSKLKAEPFQYDILICDADPSKRDDLNDGTGRDFKKECVLPDVMLSSLKRINPTIEEDKIKEIVKTLRQDYSGTDVVDTNYKLYRQIRNNIKISIRRNGKEDFDFVKLIDFEHPENNTFTAVSQMWIQGKVYYRRPDILIFINGMPLVFIELKNSIVKVEEAYNKNLKDYMRDIPNLFAFNQICVLSNGLETKLGAFNASYDYFFEWLKIDSEKEKPDREAILSADSVKNSSVRYFVDGLLNKDRLIDYIENFILFENQRIKIIAKNHQYLGVNNLIESVENRKELNGKLGVFWHTQGSGKSYSMVMFARKVKRKIQGNFSFLVITDREDLDTQIHKNFVRTEVIGSKEECQPKDSKQLREFLTTNKAFIFTLIHKFRYDKTKKYPVLSTRDDIIVLVDEAHRTQYKDLAENMRTALPNANFVAFTGTPLLGTKRLTNQWFGDYVSEYNFAQSVEDGSTVPLFYSRRVPEVGLENDFLDDDIVDIIEEENLNEDETRLLENASSRILEVIKRDDRLDKVAQDIAYHFPRRGFLGKAMVISVDKYTAVKMYDKVQHYWAIEKQNIMKERNIASTKEERDRLTCILAYMNKVEMAVIISEENDEEAKFAKQGLRISEHRAKMKEITPDGRDIEDRFKDPNDSLQLVFVCAMWLTGFDVKNLSTLYLDKPMKGHTLMQAIAHANRVYPGKTAGIIVDYVNVFKYMKKALTEYATGDDGTEFPAKDIDQLIGYIDATIEEADSFLRSMSIDLEKIVADSNILDKLDALRSAYDTIVAKDDNKEKFKVILNTLTNLYEASKPEIFEKNWSSDKFAPLVYLHGLFYHAIDDEKIARARQRMNQVLDGSVTANREFVSYVREEPQYMIKGTKAIDLSKVDVEQLRKEIKLAKYKAIEINDLKEFIEQALEQMLNKNCTRTKFSERFKHIIDSYNAGGTENEDYYEQLVKLLEELRKEDNRANTEGLTEEELEIYDLLIAGKKLTQAEEQNVKLSAKNLYRKLVDNRSSLLVVDWYKDEQPCAKLKHEVELSLNDDLPESYDKAAFDSKVSLLMNHFVDMAVQGYGWIGVA; encoded by the coding sequence ATGCGTAATTTTATATCTGAAGACGATATAGAACAGGCTATACTTTCAAAATTAAAAGCTGAACCATTTCAATATGATATCCTCATTTGTGATGCTGATCCAAGCAAGCGTGATGATTTGAATGATGGCACAGGAAGGGATTTTAAGAAAGAATGTGTTCTTCCTGATGTTATGCTGTCTTCTCTTAAGCGTATTAATCCAACTATCGAAGAAGATAAAATTAAAGAGATAGTAAAGACATTAAGGCAAGATTATTCAGGAACGGACGTTGTAGATACTAACTACAAATTATACAGGCAAATTCGTAATAATATAAAAATCAGTATTCGCAGAAACGGAAAAGAGGACTTTGATTTTGTAAAATTGATAGACTTTGAACATCCGGAGAATAATACTTTCACAGCGGTATCGCAGATGTGGATTCAGGGGAAGGTCTACTACAGAAGACCGGATATCCTTATCTTCATCAATGGTATGCCTCTTGTGTTTATCGAACTAAAAAACAGCATTGTTAAGGTTGAAGAAGCCTACAACAAGAATCTGAAAGATTACATGCGAGACATTCCGAATCTCTTTGCATTTAATCAGATTTGTGTACTTTCAAATGGTTTGGAGACGAAGCTTGGTGCATTTAATGCAAGCTATGACTATTTCTTTGAATGGCTCAAGATTGACAGTGAAAAGGAAAAACCGGATAGAGAAGCTATTCTCTCGGCAGATAGTGTAAAGAACAGCTCAGTCAGATATTTTGTCGATGGTCTTCTTAACAAAGATAGATTGATTGACTATATTGAAAACTTTATTCTCTTTGAAAATCAGAGAATAAAGATTATCGCTAAGAACCATCAGTACTTAGGTGTAAATAACCTAATCGAATCAGTGGAAAACAGAAAAGAGCTTAATGGTAAGCTTGGTGTCTTCTGGCATACACAGGGTTCAGGTAAATCCTATTCTATGGTTATGTTTGCCCGTAAAGTGAAGCGTAAGATTCAAGGTAATTTCTCGTTTCTCGTTATTACAGACCGTGAGGATTTGGATACTCAGATTCATAAGAACTTCGTACGTACTGAGGTTATTGGTTCTAAAGAAGAATGCCAGCCTAAGGATAGTAAGCAGTTAAGAGAATTTCTAACTACTAATAAGGCTTTTATCTTTACTTTGATTCATAAGTTCAGATACGATAAGACAAAGAAATATCCCGTTCTTTCTACTCGTGACGATATTATTGTCCTTGTTGATGAAGCACATAGAACGCAGTATAAGGATTTGGCAGAGAATATGAGAACCGCACTTCCGAATGCTAATTTTGTTGCATTTACCGGAACGCCACTCCTTGGTACAAAACGTCTTACAAATCAGTGGTTTGGAGATTATGTATCAGAGTATAATTTTGCACAGTCTGTTGAAGACGGTTCTACAGTACCTTTATTCTATTCCAGACGAGTTCCGGAAGTTGGGCTTGAGAATGATTTCCTTGATGATGACATTGTGGACATTATCGAAGAAGAAAATTTAAACGAGGATGAAACACGTCTGTTAGAAAACGCATCTTCTCGTATTTTAGAGGTCATCAAGCGTGATGACAGACTGGATAAGGTTGCACAGGATATTGCCTATCACTTCCCAAGACGTGGATTCCTTGGAAAAGCTATGGTTATATCTGTCGATAAATATACTGCTGTCAAAATGTATGATAAGGTTCAGCATTACTGGGCTATAGAAAAGCAGAACATCATGAAAGAGCGAAATATAGCTTCTACTAAGGAAGAACGTGATCGGCTCACTTGTATTCTTGCTTATATGAATAAGGTTGAAATGGCTGTTATCATTTCAGAGGAAAATGATGAAGAAGCCAAGTTTGCAAAGCAGGGCTTACGGATATCTGAGCATCGTGCAAAGATGAAAGAAATCACACCAGATGGCAGAGATATTGAGGATAGATTCAAAGATCCTAATGATTCGTTGCAGCTCGTATTCGTGTGTGCGATGTGGCTGACAGGATTTGATGTAAAGAATCTTTCTACACTCTACTTGGACAAGCCGATGAAAGGTCATACCCTAATGCAGGCGATTGCTCATGCCAACAGAGTGTATCCGGGTAAAACTGCCGGTATCATTGTTGATTATGTCAACGTGTTTAAATACATGAAGAAGGCATTAACAGAATATGCCACCGGTGATGATGGAACAGAATTCCCGGCAAAGGATATTGACCAGCTAATAGGCTATATTGACGCTACTATTGAAGAGGCGGATTCCTTCCTAAGGTCAATGAGCATCGACCTAGAAAAGATAGTTGCTGATTCTAATATACTGGATAAACTGGATGCATTAAGAAGTGCTTATGACACTATCGTTGCCAAAGATGATAATAAAGAGAAGTTCAAAGTCATTCTCAATACTTTGACGAATCTCTATGAAGCATCAAAGCCGGAAATCTTTGAGAAAAATTGGAGCAGCGATAAGTTTGCACCGCTTGTGTATCTGCATGGTCTTTTTTATCACGCTATTGATGATGAAAAAATCGCTCGTGCAAGACAGAGAATGAATCAGGTACTGGATGGCAGTGTGACCGCAAATCGGGAATTTGTCAGCTATGTTCGTGAAGAACCACAGTATATGATTAAAGGTACAAAGGCAATTGATCTTTCTAAGGTAGATGTGGAACAGCTACGAAAAGAAATCAAACTTGCCAAGTATAAGGCTATTGAAATCAACGATTTGAAGGAGTTTATTGAGCAAGCACTCGAACAGATGCTTAATAAAAACTGTACAAGAACAAAATTTTCAGAAAGGTTCAAGCATATTATTGATTCCTATAATGCAGGTGGAACTGAAAACGAGGATTATTACGAGCAATTGGTAAAACTTCTTGAAGAACTTCGTAAGGAAGATAATCGTGCAAATACAGAAGGTCTTACAGAAGAAGAGCTGGAAATCTATGATTTGTTGATTGCAGGAAAGAAGTTGACACAAGCTGAGGAGCAAAATGTAAAGCTATCTGCTAAGAATCTGTATAGGAAATTGGTGGATAATCGCAGTAGCCTTCTAGTAGTAGATTGGTACAAAGATGAACAGCCATGTGCTAAGTTGAAACATGAGGTGGAGCTATCTCTGAATGATGATCTGCCTGAAAGCTATGATAAAGCAGCGTTTGATTCTAAGGTATCTCTGCTTATGAACCATTTTGTGGATATGGCAGTTCAGGGATATGGATGGATTGGAGTTGCATAG